A single genomic interval of Hyphomicrobium methylovorum harbors:
- a CDS encoding energy transducer TonB family protein, with protein sequence MDQAVNTSPEGMDKIADLTTAGSVHWAASTQRERNFWIALGCALLLHGSAFVGAFTSKPKYIGDPSGSEKALSVSLITEADLESQTSAVEPPKPPPGAEPRPPQEAQPPQPTPPEKQVKEQPEPPPPEPQKEPEKQEPEKAEETPTKAEQEKPDDAKPAEQVAKAEDKAAETVPEDLFTLDSENPNGLKVEEKPKPKPPQAAKTAPKKQAAQKQKRMSSLDLSTPRDMMEPSFNPGRSAAFQRPPGITRSGLNDAFARAVIRALQQTMPQLTNTYGRVTVRIFLTESGDVQEVRLLAGAKDPSLNQDVVFAARQTSYPIPPAGSNKADRTFMVTYIYD encoded by the coding sequence ATGGATCAAGCCGTCAATACGAGTCCGGAGGGGATGGACAAGATTGCCGACCTGACGACCGCTGGCTCCGTTCACTGGGCCGCGTCGACGCAACGCGAGCGCAATTTTTGGATTGCGCTTGGATGCGCCTTGCTTCTGCACGGCTCGGCGTTCGTCGGTGCGTTCACGAGCAAACCAAAGTACATCGGCGATCCATCAGGCAGTGAGAAAGCGCTTAGCGTTTCGCTGATCACCGAGGCTGATCTCGAAAGCCAGACTTCCGCCGTCGAGCCGCCGAAGCCGCCGCCTGGAGCTGAACCGCGCCCGCCGCAAGAAGCTCAGCCGCCGCAACCGACGCCGCCTGAGAAGCAGGTGAAAGAGCAGCCGGAGCCACCACCGCCCGAGCCGCAGAAAGAGCCAGAAAAGCAGGAACCTGAGAAGGCCGAGGAAACGCCGACAAAGGCGGAACAGGAAAAGCCTGACGACGCGAAGCCAGCGGAACAAGTCGCGAAGGCCGAAGACAAGGCCGCCGAGACTGTTCCGGAAGATCTCTTCACGCTCGATTCGGAAAATCCGAATGGATTGAAGGTCGAGGAGAAGCCTAAGCCGAAGCCGCCACAAGCTGCGAAAACCGCGCCTAAAAAACAGGCCGCGCAAAAGCAGAAGCGCATGTCGTCGCTGGATCTCTCAACACCGAGAGATATGATGGAGCCCTCGTTCAATCCGGGGCGTTCGGCTGCGTTTCAGCGCCCACCTGGCATAACGCGATCAGGTTTGAATGATGCGTTCGCGCGTGCCGTCATTCGCGCGTTACAGCAGACGATGCCGCAACTGACGAATACGTATGGCCGCGTGACGGTTCGAATATTTTTGACGGAATCCGGAGACGTACAGGAAGTCCGGCTGCTGGCTGGCGCCAAGGATCCGTCGCTCAATCAAGATGTCGTCTTCGCTGCGCGCCAGACGAGTTACCCAATCCCGCCGGCCGGCTCTAACAAAGCCGACCGGACGTTCATGGTCACATACATATACGACTGA
- a CDS encoding DUF72 domain-containing protein, protein MGRAPSQKPRAIKARPGKSGIIRAGIGGWTFEPWRGVFYPDGLAHAKELQYASRQLPVIEVNGTYYGSQKLATFANWREETPDDFIFTVKGPRYATNRRELSGAGESIQRFFDSGVTELGAKLGPLLWQFAPTKKFDEADFGSFLDLLPETFNGVRLRHALEVRNPSFCTPEFIALARRKSAAVVFADHATYPAIADVTSDFVYLRLQTGDDTVPTAYKPKALDQWAERAKIWAKGGQPDDLPAADKDTQAKSEPRDTFVFFIHEGKVRAPNAAMAFMKRITAD, encoded by the coding sequence ATGGGGCGCGCACCCTCGCAAAAACCACGTGCAATCAAGGCCCGGCCGGGCAAATCCGGCATCATTCGCGCAGGGATTGGCGGCTGGACGTTCGAGCCCTGGCGCGGGGTTTTCTATCCAGACGGCTTGGCGCACGCCAAGGAACTTCAGTACGCGAGCCGCCAACTCCCCGTCATCGAAGTCAACGGCACCTACTATGGATCGCAGAAGCTTGCGACGTTTGCGAATTGGCGCGAGGAAACGCCTGACGACTTCATCTTCACGGTGAAGGGTCCGCGTTACGCGACGAACCGGCGTGAGCTTTCCGGTGCGGGTGAATCGATCCAGCGCTTCTTCGACTCCGGTGTGACGGAGCTTGGTGCGAAGCTCGGCCCACTTCTTTGGCAATTTGCTCCGACTAAGAAATTCGACGAAGCAGATTTCGGCTCGTTTCTCGATCTGCTCCCGGAGACGTTCAACGGCGTGCGCCTTCGTCATGCGCTGGAGGTTCGCAACCCGTCGTTCTGCACGCCAGAGTTCATAGCTTTGGCGCGGCGTAAGTCTGCTGCGGTGGTTTTCGCCGATCACGCAACGTATCCGGCGATTGCCGACGTCACGAGCGACTTTGTTTACCTGCGATTACAGACAGGCGATGACACCGTGCCGACCGCCTATAAGCCGAAGGCGCTCGACCAATGGGCGGAACGGGCAAAGATATGGGCAAAGGGCGGACAGCCGGACGATCTGCCAGCGGCCGATAAAGACACGCAGGCGAAGAGCGAGCCGCGCGACACGTTCGTATTCTTCATCCACGAAGGCAAGGTGCGCGCACCGAATGCGGCCATGGCGTTTATGAAACGCATCACGGCCGACTGA
- a CDS encoding thioesterase family protein, which translates to MADFSKLVVGLTGSASALVTEQRLATQVGSGDVPVFASPMLIALMEGAAVDCIEAHLPEGHQSLGVHLDVTHSAPTPRGFTVTATATLTAIDGRKLTFDVSAHDGTERIGTGRHTRILVDTARFMAKLAAKSLPRK; encoded by the coding sequence ATGGCAGATTTTTCGAAGCTCGTGGTGGGCCTCACAGGGTCGGCGAGCGCGCTCGTCACCGAGCAGCGCCTGGCGACGCAAGTCGGCAGCGGCGACGTCCCGGTATTTGCCAGTCCCATGCTCATCGCCCTGATGGAAGGCGCCGCGGTCGACTGCATCGAGGCGCATTTGCCTGAAGGTCATCAAAGTCTCGGCGTGCATCTGGATGTCACACATTCGGCGCCGACACCGCGTGGATTTACAGTTACCGCGACGGCGACGCTGACCGCCATCGATGGACGCAAGCTGACATTCGACGTTAGTGCACATGATGGAACCGAGCGCATCGGAACGGGGCGGCATACGCGTATTCTCGTCGATACGGCCCGGTTCATGGCGAAGCTCGCCGCCAAATCGCTGCCACGCAAATAA
- a CDS encoding DUF1134 domain-containing protein: MRSAMLFTAAAAALLFLAPVPAAQAATCTAKDFSDAVDQSGASLRNLTLAAQPKIQERMRRYKEVKKLNDVDYENAALDAIQDSTLTEYDRKSSELLMTVDSLGRVPEGATPDCSKLDEVKAASAELNAVIRAKSEYMLRRLDEKIAEASPGGSRTAAKPAVTPPPAQAQAQIQPPAPTPARPPTQAPVSEKAPKAPSAPKAEKPARPSPAWTADTHPSETKPGEAKPNDAYSPDLAMRTPGGSTSHPPLSEDGYTIDEIRDVTRGFFGTISTNLASVIEHAFKEMGRPSAYVLGTEGGGAFLAGLRFGKGTLYMRNERGTRQVYWHGPSVGTDVGAAGSQTLFLIYRMGNSGDLYRYFTGIDGSAYFVGGVGLTLLKGGPVIMAPIRTGVGMRIGANIGYIRFTEQATWNPF; the protein is encoded by the coding sequence ATGCGATCGGCCATGCTTTTCACCGCGGCCGCGGCTGCGCTTCTCTTCTTGGCACCGGTTCCGGCGGCCCAGGCTGCAACGTGTACGGCGAAGGATTTTTCCGATGCTGTCGATCAATCGGGCGCGAGCCTGCGCAATCTGACGCTCGCGGCGCAGCCGAAGATCCAAGAGCGCATGCGCCGCTATAAAGAAGTGAAGAAGCTGAACGACGTTGACTACGAAAACGCCGCGCTTGATGCCATCCAGGATTCGACGCTGACGGAGTACGACAGGAAAAGCAGCGAGCTTTTGATGACGGTCGACTCATTGGGGCGCGTTCCCGAGGGCGCGACGCCGGACTGCTCGAAGCTCGACGAAGTGAAGGCAGCGTCAGCCGAACTCAACGCAGTCATCCGGGCGAAGTCCGAGTACATGCTGCGGCGCCTGGATGAGAAGATCGCGGAGGCTTCGCCCGGTGGTTCTCGGACCGCTGCGAAGCCTGCCGTAACGCCACCACCCGCTCAAGCTCAGGCTCAAATTCAGCCTCCGGCACCAACGCCGGCTCGACCGCCAACGCAGGCTCCTGTCTCCGAAAAAGCTCCGAAGGCTCCGTCTGCTCCTAAGGCTGAAAAACCTGCGCGTCCCTCGCCTGCTTGGACCGCAGATACACACCCGAGTGAAACCAAGCCGGGCGAAGCAAAACCAAACGACGCCTATTCACCGGATCTGGCGATGCGGACGCCCGGCGGCAGCACAAGTCATCCGCCGCTCTCCGAGGATGGGTACACGATCGACGAAATTCGCGATGTGACGCGCGGATTTTTCGGCACGATCTCGACCAACCTCGCCAGCGTGATCGAGCATGCGTTCAAAGAGATGGGCCGACCATCGGCGTACGTTCTTGGCACGGAAGGCGGCGGCGCGTTCTTGGCGGGGCTCCGCTTTGGCAAGGGCACGCTTTACATGCGCAACGAGCGCGGCACGCGGCAGGTCTACTGGCACGGTCCATCCGTCGGAACGGACGTCGGCGCCGCGGGATCGCAGACGCTGTTTCTCATCTATCGCATGGGCAATTCGGGTGATCTCTACCGCTACTTCACCGGCATCGACGGCTCGGCGTATTTCGTCGGCGGCGTCGGCCTGACGCTGCTGAAGGGCGGGCCGGTTATCATGGCGCCGATCCGGACAGGAGTCGGCATGCGGATTGGCGCGAATATCGGCTACATCCGCTTCACCGAGCAGGCGACGTGGAACCCATTCTGA
- a CDS encoding L,D-transpeptidase, whose product MWPVRFLAVASLAIALAAPAFAENDQAETPAGSVSESSSTASSPADASDTGATEKAEAPKPQPRPHPTLIANINLATQTMSVKVNGQTQYTWPISSGVAAHATPTGTFYPQWTAKSWFSRKYDNAPMPHSVFIHGGIAIHGTVHLRSLGRPASHGCIRLAPSNARTFYNLVQSHGMRATKVSVHGRPNWSNPAVANRNSETQNKYASNQGGGWLFGGGSSWDNNGQSQYVKIKPSQVRKGGYALIGGQRMKVYRASNGDLVYKRPHVGYAQNN is encoded by the coding sequence ATGTGGCCTGTACGGTTTTTAGCGGTAGCGTCGTTAGCTATCGCACTTGCAGCTCCGGCGTTTGCCGAGAACGATCAAGCCGAAACACCAGCAGGCAGCGTCTCGGAATCGTCGTCAACGGCGTCCAGCCCTGCAGATGCTTCCGACACGGGAGCCACAGAAAAGGCGGAAGCGCCTAAGCCGCAGCCCCGCCCGCATCCGACGCTGATTGCAAACATCAACCTCGCCACGCAAACGATGTCGGTGAAGGTTAACGGTCAGACGCAATATACGTGGCCGATCTCATCCGGTGTTGCCGCTCACGCGACCCCGACGGGAACGTTCTATCCGCAGTGGACCGCGAAATCGTGGTTCTCGCGCAAATACGATAACGCTCCGATGCCGCATTCGGTGTTCATCCATGGCGGCATCGCGATCCACGGCACAGTGCACCTTCGCTCGCTTGGCCGTCCGGCATCGCACGGATGCATTCGCCTTGCCCCGTCGAACGCTCGCACGTTCTACAATCTCGTTCAGAGCCACGGCATGCGCGCAACGAAGGTCAGCGTTCATGGTCGTCCGAACTGGAGCAATCCGGCCGTCGCGAACCGCAACTCCGAAACGCAGAACAAATACGCGAGCAACCAAGGTGGCGGTTGGCTCTTTGGTGGTGGCAGCTCCTGGGACAACAACGGGCAGTCGCAGTACGTGAAGATCAAGCCGAGCCAGGTTCGCAAGGGTGGCTACGCACTCATCGGCGGCCAGCGCATGAAGGTCTATCGCGCCAGCAATGGCGACCTCGTCTACAAGCGTCCGCACGTCGGCTACGCGCAGAACAACTGA
- a CDS encoding tetratricopeptide repeat protein: MTLSIRLKHIAPIVLLSCALMGQAADTPGDAEAAPVPPSVSDGASQLVHGDVAKAIATYTDALRDTGLANDRRATILNDRGVAIARSGQTKLALEDYNRAVELFPEYPVAYNNRGNLLLALGQLGEAVKDFDRAVLLAPGYAAAYSNRGNANMKLGHTAEALADFSKAIELMPASAPPLSGRGIAYLSVGKPHSAIRDFSRAVSADTRFASAYRNRAEARMTIGQRDEAIEDLSRAVAFDVNNQELYVVRGYAYLLAGNTASALKDFSHAIELDPKSSAAFEGRGLANGRAEAPDDAYADLNRAIELDPRSPVAYAFRAVVYKQNGQPDIGSKDVETAIKLDPKSPEALWAEGEIAEASGQADVAITNLRRVLETKPGWQFAADALKRLGAPTDDGESKPQPDLDIAKWHVYVRGKDYFAVADDYPLIRVPLEMIGEGAPKLLEWEIKAAPYSGYGILRFSGGRVAVKNGFEETELAAIIDINGNKVLAIQPNRQGDRIATWTWEGDHLQVASVDGVTDEYQLRRVAVATANSAPSQRRYDSAASERQRRYAKPKTIFDLLFGN; the protein is encoded by the coding sequence ATGACATTGTCGATCCGATTGAAACACATTGCGCCGATTGTTCTGCTGTCATGTGCCCTGATGGGCCAGGCCGCAGACACGCCGGGTGATGCCGAAGCAGCGCCGGTGCCGCCATCCGTCTCGGACGGTGCCTCCCAACTCGTGCATGGCGACGTAGCGAAGGCGATCGCCACTTACACGGACGCCCTGCGCGACACCGGTCTCGCCAACGACCGACGCGCGACGATCCTGAACGACCGTGGTGTTGCCATCGCGCGCAGCGGCCAAACCAAGCTTGCGCTCGAAGACTACAATCGCGCCGTCGAACTTTTTCCCGAGTATCCCGTTGCCTACAACAATCGAGGCAACCTGCTGCTCGCGCTGGGCCAGCTTGGCGAGGCGGTCAAGGATTTTGACCGGGCCGTTCTTCTCGCTCCAGGTTACGCGGCAGCGTACTCCAATCGCGGCAATGCAAATATGAAGCTAGGCCATACGGCTGAAGCGCTCGCGGACTTCAGCAAGGCAATTGAGCTTATGCCGGCAAGCGCGCCGCCGCTTTCGGGCCGAGGCATCGCGTACTTGTCCGTCGGCAAACCGCACTCCGCCATTCGCGATTTCTCTCGCGCGGTCAGCGCCGATACGCGCTTCGCATCCGCTTACCGCAATCGTGCCGAAGCCCGCATGACGATCGGTCAGCGTGACGAGGCAATCGAAGACCTTTCACGCGCGGTAGCGTTCGACGTGAACAACCAAGAACTCTACGTCGTGCGCGGCTACGCATATCTGCTGGCGGGCAACACGGCCTCCGCGTTGAAGGACTTCTCCCACGCTATCGAACTCGATCCGAAATCCAGCGCTGCTTTCGAAGGCCGAGGCCTTGCCAACGGCCGCGCCGAAGCTCCGGACGATGCTTACGCCGATCTCAATCGCGCAATCGAACTCGATCCGCGTTCGCCGGTCGCCTACGCATTCCGCGCGGTCGTCTACAAGCAGAACGGTCAGCCGGACATCGGCAGCAAAGACGTTGAGACGGCTATCAAGCTCGATCCCAAATCGCCAGAGGCGTTGTGGGCCGAAGGCGAGATCGCCGAAGCAAGCGGACAGGCTGACGTCGCAATTACGAATTTGCGGCGCGTACTCGAAACCAAACCCGGTTGGCAGTTCGCCGCTGACGCGCTCAAGCGGCTCGGTGCGCCGACTGATGATGGGGAAAGCAAGCCGCAACCGGATCTCGACATCGCCAAGTGGCATGTCTACGTGCGCGGCAAAGACTACTTCGCCGTAGCGGACGATTATCCGCTCATTCGCGTACCGCTGGAAATGATCGGCGAAGGCGCGCCGAAGCTCCTCGAGTGGGAAATTAAGGCAGCGCCATACTCTGGATACGGCATCCTGCGGTTCTCAGGCGGGCGGGTGGCTGTGAAAAACGGCTTCGAGGAAACCGAGCTTGCGGCGATCATCGACATCAACGGGAATAAAGTCCTGGCAATCCAGCCAAATCGCCAAGGCGACCGGATTGCAACCTGGACGTGGGAAGGCGACCATCTACAAGTCGCGAGCGTGGATGGCGTGACTGACGAATACCAGCTTCGGCGCGTTGCAGTCGCCACCGCGAATTCGGCACCGAGCCAGCGCCGCTATGATAGTGCCGCCAGCGAGCGCCAAAGGCGGTATGCGAAGCCGAAAACGATCTTCGATCTTCTATTCGGCAATTGA
- a CDS encoding thioesterase family protein: protein MNLWIRLLWVLFTARRRGVLDLPRSISSLYFRVWPHDLDLSLHLNNGRYLTLMDLGRLDTMVRSSLWRSVMRHKWTPIASAITIRFQRELRPFQRFRLDTRLLCWSANLVVMEQTFIIADGPRRGQVAARALFKGGLYSRAERKFIEISRLMAEIGVSETSPPATPEVEAFLHADDQLKQAGRV, encoded by the coding sequence ATGAATCTCTGGATACGGCTGTTATGGGTCCTATTCACGGCACGTCGACGGGGCGTGCTCGATTTGCCACGCTCGATCTCATCGCTGTACTTCCGTGTCTGGCCGCATGATCTGGACCTCTCGCTCCATTTGAACAACGGCCGCTATCTGACTCTGATGGATCTCGGCCGCCTGGATACCATGGTGCGATCCAGCCTTTGGCGCAGTGTGATGCGCCATAAGTGGACGCCAATCGCCAGCGCCATCACGATCCGCTTTCAACGCGAGCTTCGACCGTTTCAACGGTTCCGGCTCGACACCCGGCTGCTGTGCTGGAGCGCAAATCTTGTCGTGATGGAGCAGACATTCATCATCGCGGACGGTCCGCGTCGTGGCCAGGTTGCTGCACGGGCGCTCTTCAAAGGCGGGCTCTATTCGCGCGCCGAACGCAAGTTTATCGAGATCTCGCGCCTGATGGCGGAAATTGGCGTTTCGGAAACGAGCCCTCCGGCGACGCCCGAAGTCGAAGCGTTCTTGCACGCCGACGATCAATTGAAGCAGGCCGGACGCGTTTAG
- a CDS encoding NAD(P)H-hydrate dehydratase, producing the protein MTDLDDLLTTSEMAEADRLAIAAGVPSLKLMESAGAAVAEAAIQMLRGRPNARIAILCGPGNNGGDGFVAARYLSEKNFDVRVSLLGERSALKGDAAEMARRWLLPLRPATEDALQSMSLVIDAIFGAGLSRGPEGAAADLIEAVNASGIPVLSVDVPSGLDGSTGQVSIPCIKAKRTITFFRKKPGHVLMPGRAFCGHVTVAQIGIPESVLGEIKSGIRENTPAGWLSELPQLEDGGHKYDRGHAVVLSGPPHQTGAARLSARGALRVGAGVVTVIGTSAATAMNATQLTAIMVYPVNGSAALKEFLSDKRRNAVLVGPGAPVGADTAGDVLTILKSQAAAVLDAGALTSFSSGNADSEANIGFLHRATESAATPAALFEAIKGRAEPVIMTPHEGEFKRLFGDLEGSKLDRARAAAAQSGAIVILKGSDTVIAAPDGRAAINSNAPPTLATAGSGDVLAGFVLGLLAQHMSAFEAACAAVWLHGDCARRFGTGLIAEDIPEIMPEALRALKDGVSE; encoded by the coding sequence ATGACCGACTTGGACGACTTGCTGACGACATCCGAGATGGCGGAAGCCGACAGGCTCGCGATCGCGGCCGGAGTGCCAAGTCTGAAGCTGATGGAAAGCGCCGGAGCGGCAGTTGCCGAAGCGGCAATCCAGATGTTGCGCGGCAGGCCGAACGCCCGCATCGCAATCCTGTGCGGGCCGGGCAACAACGGCGGCGACGGCTTCGTGGCGGCGCGCTATCTGAGTGAAAAGAATTTCGATGTGCGCGTATCGCTGTTGGGTGAGCGATCAGCGTTGAAAGGCGACGCGGCTGAAATGGCGCGGCGTTGGCTCCTTCCACTCCGTCCCGCAACGGAAGACGCGCTTCAAAGCATGAGTCTCGTGATCGACGCGATATTCGGCGCAGGCCTCTCGCGCGGACCCGAAGGCGCGGCTGCGGACTTGATCGAGGCCGTCAACGCAAGCGGCATTCCGGTTCTCTCCGTTGATGTTCCAAGCGGCTTGGACGGATCGACCGGGCAAGTTTCGATCCCGTGCATCAAAGCAAAGCGAACAATCACATTTTTCCGAAAGAAGCCGGGCCACGTTCTGATGCCAGGCCGCGCGTTCTGCGGTCACGTCACCGTGGCACAGATCGGAATCCCGGAGAGCGTGCTTGGCGAGATCAAGTCCGGCATTCGCGAGAACACGCCCGCAGGTTGGCTTTCCGAATTGCCCCAGCTCGAAGACGGTGGCCACAAATATGACCGCGGTCACGCCGTCGTTCTGTCGGGCCCGCCGCATCAGACGGGTGCCGCACGCCTGAGCGCACGCGGCGCGCTTCGCGTCGGGGCGGGCGTCGTGACCGTCATCGGGACTTCCGCAGCAACGGCGATGAACGCAACGCAGCTTACCGCCATCATGGTTTATCCCGTCAACGGATCGGCGGCCCTAAAGGAGTTCCTTTCCGACAAGCGTCGAAACGCTGTGCTGGTCGGCCCGGGCGCGCCTGTAGGTGCCGATACCGCAGGCGATGTGCTGACGATCTTGAAATCTCAAGCAGCGGCAGTCCTCGATGCCGGAGCCTTGACGTCATTCTCCTCCGGCAATGCAGACAGCGAAGCGAATATTGGATTTCTGCACCGGGCGACCGAAAGCGCAGCTACCCCCGCCGCACTGTTCGAGGCGATTAAGGGACGCGCAGAGCCAGTCATCATGACACCGCACGAAGGCGAGTTCAAAAGGCTGTTCGGCGATCTGGAAGGGTCAAAGCTCGATCGCGCACGTGCTGCCGCGGCTCAGTCCGGAGCGATCGTCATCTTGAAGGGAAGCGATACCGTCATCGCCGCGCCGGACGGCCGGGCAGCGATCAATTCCAACGCGCCGCCAACACTCGCGACTGCGGGATCGGGAGACGTGCTCGCCGGGTTCGTGCTCGGACTTCTGGCTCAGCATATGTCGGCCTTCGAAGCGGCATGTGCAGCGGTCTGGCTACACGGTGATTGCGCCCGTCGCTTTGGTACGGGCCTCATCGCCGAGGATATTCCCGAGATCATGCCGGAGGCTTTACGCGCCCTCAAAGATGGCGTGTCCGAGTAG
- a CDS encoding P-II family nitrogen regulator, with protein sequence MKKIEAIIKPFKLDEVKEALQEIGLQGITVIEAKGFGRQKGHTELYRGAEYVVDFLPKVKIEVVLNDDMLDKAVEAIQKAAKTGRIGDGKIFISTIEDAIRIRTGESGRDAI encoded by the coding sequence ATGAAGAAGATCGAAGCGATTATTAAGCCCTTCAAACTCGATGAAGTGAAGGAAGCGCTGCAGGAAATCGGTTTGCAGGGCATCACGGTGATCGAAGCGAAGGGCTTCGGCCGCCAGAAAGGCCACACGGAACTCTATCGCGGCGCGGAGTATGTGGTCGACTTTCTTCCGAAGGTGAAGATCGAAGTCGTGTTGAACGACGACATGCTCGACAAAGCCGTTGAGGCAATCCAAAAGGCTGCGAAAACCGGCCGTATCGGCGACGGCAAGATTTTTATTTCGACAATCGAGGACGCCATCCGCATCCGCACGGGCGAATCCGGTCGCGACGCTATCTGA
- the glnA gene encoding type I glutamate--ammonia ligase — protein MKTASDVLNYIKDKEAKFVDFRFSDTRGKMQHVTADVSCVDESIFVDGYAFDGSSIAGWKTIEASDMTLMPDPSSAHIDPFFAQTTVAIFCDVLEPSTGQPYERDPRSIAKKAEAYMMSLGLGDKVYFGPEAEFFIFDDVRFSTDMYSTGFKVNSGELPTNTSTEMEMGNLGHRPRVKGGYFPVPPIDSAQDIRSEMLSVLTEMGVVVEKHHHEVAAAQHELGVKFGPMITMADHMQIYKYVVHNVSQAYGKTATFMPKPVFGDNGSGMHVHQSIWKDGQPMFAGDKYADLSQMCLYYIGGILKHAKAINAFTNPLTNSYKRLVPGYEAPVLLAYSARNRSASCRIPHVTNPKAKRVEVRFPDPGANPYLAFTALLMAGLDGIQNKIDPGPAMDKNLYDLPPAELAKIPTVAGSLREALDGLDKDRSFLKAGGVMNDDMIDAYIALRMEENMRYEMTPHPVEYDMYYSV, from the coding sequence ATGAAGACCGCAAGTGACGTCCTGAATTACATCAAGGACAAGGAAGCCAAGTTCGTGGATTTCCGGTTCTCGGATACACGAGGAAAGATGCAGCACGTCACTGCCGACGTGAGCTGCGTCGATGAATCCATTTTCGTCGACGGCTACGCCTTCGATGGCTCTTCGATCGCTGGCTGGAAGACGATCGAAGCTTCCGACATGACGCTGATGCCGGATCCGTCCTCCGCCCATATCGATCCGTTCTTCGCTCAGACGACCGTTGCGATTTTCTGCGACGTGCTAGAGCCGTCGACCGGACAGCCTTACGAGCGCGATCCGCGTTCGATCGCGAAGAAGGCAGAGGCATACATGATGTCTCTCGGCCTCGGCGATAAAGTGTACTTTGGCCCGGAAGCCGAGTTCTTCATTTTTGATGACGTGCGCTTTTCGACCGACATGTACTCGACTGGCTTCAAGGTGAACTCCGGCGAGCTTCCGACGAACACGTCGACCGAAATGGAGATGGGCAACCTTGGTCACCGTCCGCGCGTCAAGGGCGGTTACTTCCCTGTTCCGCCGATCGACAGCGCGCAGGACATTCGCTCCGAAATGCTTTCCGTTCTTACGGAAATGGGCGTCGTTGTCGAGAAGCATCACCATGAAGTTGCGGCCGCTCAGCATGAGCTGGGCGTGAAGTTCGGCCCGATGATCACGATGGCCGACCACATGCAGATCTATAAGTATGTGGTTCACAACGTTTCGCAGGCGTACGGAAAAACGGCGACGTTCATGCCGAAGCCGGTCTTTGGCGACAACGGTTCGGGCATGCACGTTCACCAGTCGATCTGGAAGGACGGCCAGCCGATGTTCGCTGGCGACAAGTATGCCGACCTCTCGCAGATGTGCCTGTACTATATCGGCGGCATCCTGAAGCACGCGAAGGCGATCAACGCTTTCACCAACCCGCTGACGAACTCGTACAAGCGTCTGGTGCCTGGCTATGAGGCTCCGGTTCTGCTCGCATACTCCGCGCGCAACCGGTCTGCATCGTGCCGCATCCCGCACGTCACCAATCCGAAGGCGAAGCGCGTTGAAGTCCGGTTCCCCGATCCGGGCGCGAACCCCTACCTCGCCTTCACGGCATTGCTGATGGCTGGCCTCGACGGCATCCAGAACAAGATCGATCCCGGCCCGGCGATGGACAAGAACCTTTACGATCTTCCGCCGGCTGAGCTTGCTAAAATTCCGACCGTGGCAGGTTCGCTGCGCGAGGCTCTCGACGGCCTCGACAAGGATCGCTCGTTCTTGAAGGCTGGCGGCGTCATGAACGACGACATGATCGACGCTTACATCGCGCTGCGTATGGAAGAGAACATGCGCTACGAGATGACGCCGCATCCGGTCGAGTACGATATGTACTATTCCGTCTAA